The following coding sequences lie in one Saccopteryx bilineata isolate mSacBil1 chromosome X, mSacBil1_pri_phased_curated, whole genome shotgun sequence genomic window:
- the TRPC5OS gene encoding putative uncharacterized protein TRPC5OS, translating to MEAVPIPVLVSGIVDCVAQLIRIAEEILRLISQEQAPPVEQNNVVEQTAAEPPLSEESSLPDLANFSDLESILAPREDENLMFDVDQAMSDMENLCEDALLDINDDLKNG from the coding sequence ATGGAGGCTGTGCCAATCCCTGTACTAGTTAGTGGAATTGTTGATTGTGTAGCCCAACTAATAAGAATAGCTGAAGAGATTTTACGACTGATATCACAAGAACAAGCTCCTCCTGTAGAGCAAAATAATGTAGTAGAGCAGACAGCAGCAGAGCCACCTCTTTCCGAGGAATCTTCATTACCAGACCTTGCTAATTTCTCAGATTTAGAATCAATACTTGCACCAAGAGAAGATGAAAACCTAATGTTTGATGTAGATCAAGCTATGTCAGACATGGAAAACTTATGTGAAGATGCACTCTTGGATATAAACGATGACTTAAAAAATGGATGA